In Methanomassiliicoccales archaeon, the genomic window CATCATGGTCGTCCCTCCTGCACTAGGAAGGGATTATCCCGATGACCCCGCGGAATTCTCACAGCTCTTTGTTCAATGGGTCTGGTTTTTGATCATCGTCGGGACGACATTGCTGGCAAGCGATTCCCTCGTGTCAGAATTCCAGAACAGAACGGGGTACCTCATCTTCCCCAACCCCGTGAAAAGAAGTGTCCTCTTTGCAGGGAAGTTCCTCGCGTCTGTTGGCATCATTTCCGCGGCATTAGGGATTTTTTACGGCGTTTCCTCTGTTCTTGTATTCGCGGTCAGAGGTAGCCTTTCTGAACTAACAGCGTCATCATTCGGCCTCGCGATTCTCTTCGCGATTGCGGCCGTCTCAGTCGCATACCTCATCAGCGCTGTCATGAAGGGTTCGACTGGAGCGCTCGTTCTCACCTTCGCCCTCTTCTTCCCGATCCTCCTCATCGCAGACGGGATTCTGACGTTCGCAAAGGTCAAGCCAGACTTTTCCATAAGTTTTGCTTCTGGCGTGATCAACTACATTATGGAGACGCCCTATCCAAAGGACTTCGTTCAAACGATAAACTTGCCTGGTGGCGGCGTCTTTGAAATCGCGAACTATTACCCTGAGGTGACGACAGCGATTCTCGTTGCGATTGCGTACAGCGTCATTTCATTACTCCTCGCGTTCATAATTTTCTCTAGGAGAGAAATGGCAGCGTGACGGAGGAGATCGGATGAAAATCGAGATCATTCACATCGGCGATGAGCTTCTCACCGGGGAAATAAATCCCTATCCAACACAGATGATACAGCTCGTCAGGGAGAAGAATGCTTCGATCAATATGATCACGATCCTCAGGGACGATAAACAAGAAATCACGGATGTACTACGATTTGCCGAGCGGAGGGGTGTTGACTTAGTCATTATGACAGGTGGCCTCGGCCCGACACTCGATGACGTGACGCGGTACGCCCTCGCCGATTTCCTCGGCGTTGACCTTGAGATCCACCAGGAAGCTGTCGGTTGGCTGAGCGAAGCAGTCGAAAGAATGTACGGAAAAAAGCCAGTTCTGACCGACGAGGCGCTGAGAATGGCCACGATTCCCAAGGGCACGATTGCGCTTAAGAACATCACTGGGGCGGCATGCGGGATCGAGGCGAAAAAGGGGAAAATGACAATATTCTGTTTGCCAGGATTCCCGAGAGAAATGATCCCGATGTTTGAAACATATATCCTCTCGAGAATTGAGGGCGAGAACCTCTACACAATGGAGATCAGGGCATGGAGGGGCGAAACGACGATGGAGCCCCTCTTCAACCAGATCGTCAAGAAATACAGGGTGAAAATAGCCTCACTACCTGATGAGCAGTGGCGAGAGAGGGGGAATAGGGTGATAGTTAAGGGGGAGAAGGAGGAAGTAGAGAAGGCTGTAGAGGAGCTGAAAGCCCTCATTGAGAAATCCAAGGATGCCTTCATTGAGGAATGAGACTCGATCCTTCATTCTCCACGTGATCTTTCATGCACATGCGGAATTAGAAAGACCTGGTTTTCATGGACGACGACTTTCACTTTCCTTTCTTTTACGGTATAAGAATGCGGTTTCTTGACGACGACGGGCTTCATCGTTGTGGGGTCGAGGACCTCGATTTCCTTCTTCTCTTCCCTCAACACGACCGTCTCCGAAATCTCCTCGCGACCTACGACCACTGGTGCAGATTCCAATTCGCCACTACCGAACATCATCGGTTCATGAGTCTCGAGGTCGACCAATCTCGCTCCATGCACGCCGATCCCTTCGACATAGTACATCCTGCCGTTGTAACGAATGACATCACCGATTCGATATGAAGGGAGCCGGACGAGGTAGGTCACCCGCTTAATATTCTTTCCATCTTTCTGGCCGACGAGCTTAGCGGACTCTTTGAACTCTGCCCCGTGTAGTCTCGAGATTTCCCTTGAGACGGATTTGCCGAGGGATGATGAGGACAAGTAAACATCAAAGCCGCCCTGTTCCTCTTTGACCTTCGAAATAAATGCGTCCCTGCTTTTCCTCGAAGCTGTTTCGACGAGCGCTTCGATCTCAGATAGCAACGATTCCTTTTCTTTCGGGGGGAATGCCCGGCCCCTTGTCCTGATCTGGATGATCGATTCATAATATGATCCTTTAATCCTGCTGCAGCGCTGGCACAACCCCTTCTTGACGCGCACTGTCGTCTCCAGCCGTTCATTCTTGACGAGGTTTTCGAATCTGATAGTAAGATCAATCGCCAAATTGTAATTCCTCTCGTCTCTCTGACTGATGGTGACAGCGGCATCTTCAACCCAAGCGCCCTTGCGAAGATTAATCGATTGGAGCGCAATTGCTTCAGCGGCGTCTTCGATCGAGGCGTAGTCCTTCCAGTTCCTATCGAACAAAAATTCACCGCAGAGTGCACATTGTACTAAATCGACGTGATCTGGGATATCCGAGAAGCGCGTCTTGGCGATGAAGCATGAGGCGCATAGATTTTCGTATGTAGGGCCTTCACGGCCGCACTTGACGCAGAACATTCTAGATTCTCACCATCTGTGCGTGTGGGACGCCGGCAATCCTTAGCACGCACTCTTCATTGATAAAGTTATGCCTGATTGCGATCCCCACCGTCAACTCCCCGACGAGATTGGCGATCGTCGCGATTGAAAGCCTATTGACCAGCGTCTCCTCGTCTACATCTTCGCCTTCGTAGAAGTCCTTGACTACCTCAATGTGCAGTTCCCCCTCTCTGAACATTTTTCCGAGGAGGTCTTTATCACATGCTGCGACGACGATTTCCTCTCCCCTCCGGTAGACGCGCGCTGTGATCAACTCATTCCTCCGACGCCAGCTTATAGTAGCCTGGTGAAGGCGAATAGATCTCGCCAGCCGTGCTCAATCGTTTCAAAAGGAGTCTCACCCTGTCCTCGGGTATCCCCTCCCTATCCGCGGCCTCGACGAGCGTTTCAACAGGGACTCCTTTTCTCGGATCCGAGAGATCGGAAATCAGCTTCCTCAGCACACCGATCTGCTCGCGCTGCGACTTGCTCGTGCCCGTCGTGATTATATCAATGTCCAGTCTCCCCGCTTCTCCGGCAATCTTTCTTAAGTAGTACTCAACGATCCTCACAGCGCGGTGTGCATCCTCCGCAGTGACGAGGGGGCTCAGCCTCGCGCGCGCACTCGCCTCGGAAAGGCGGATGAAGGCCTCGAGCTGTCTCGCGGTGATAGGGACTGAGGCACCCTCGCCCTCCCCCTGCTTCCTGATCTGGAGGTAGTAGTCGTGGATGATTTTCATAGCCTCATCCGTCAGCACTGGTACGAAGCGCTTCGAGTACGCGATGTACTTCCTGAAGAAATCCCTCGAAAAGACTGGCGTGAGCTCCTGGCTATCAGCCATGATCTGATTGATCTTAATCTCTTTAATCTCGCTCAGGTCTTTATATTTCCTGATCTCACCCCACCGGTGCGCTTTCAGTATGTGATTGGCAATCTTCGCATCGAGGTCTGCATCTGGCTTATCGGTCATCGCGAAAATGAGATCAAACCTCGACAAAAGAGCAGGCGGGAGGTTAATCTGGTCGGCAATGTAATTGTGCTCCTCAAATCGGCCGTATTTTGGGTTAGCTGCGCCGAGAATTGCGCATCGGCACTGCAACCTCGCCGTGATCCCCGCCTTTGCGACCGTCACCGTTTGACTTTCCATTGCCTCGTGCATCGCACTCCGGTCATGCTCTTCCATCTTATCGAGCTCATCGATCGCCGCAATTCCTTTGTCAGCGAGGACGAGGGCTCCAGCCTCCAAAGTCCAACGGCCCTCGCCGAATTCGTCCTTGACTGCTGCAGCTGTCAACCCGGCTGCAGACGACCCCTTTCCCGACGCGTAAATACCCCGGGGGGCGAGCTCGGACATGTAGCGCAGCAACTGGCTGTTATGCGAAATGATGCCGTTCGCAATGAAGTTGTGCGTCCCCTCGACCTCAATATCATAGACCCATTCGTCCTCAGCCTTGATCTTTTCAATAGACACAATTTGATCCCAAGAAAGCCCCCTCGCATAGCCAATTGATTCATCAGGTCCTATTTTCCCCCGCCCCTCTGCAACTGCGATGTACCTCCCGACATCAAGTTTTATGATGCTACGTGGCTGCACCCGCGGGCCGTTCTGTACGAAGAGTGGGTGGGTTGGGGTCGCGGTTAACGTCTTGCCGCTAGCGGTCGTCACACGAAGGAGGTAATCTGGCGACTGCCGCTTCCATACTCTGACTGCCTTTCCTTCCTCGATGACCCCGCGATGCGAAAATGTGAGAACCGCCAAATCTGTCTCAGCGTAGACCCCATCATCGATTTCCACTGGATTCGTTCTTGCTAGTACTTCCTCTACGACATCCCCGATCTTTCTCCTCGTCCCATCGCTCAATGTAATTTCAGTCTCATAGGTCACGCACTTCGCAACACCAGGATC contains:
- a CDS encoding ABC transporter permease is translated as MTVDSNIPSDFSQMMTVTRYEFLKYLRSRRLLGIFVLEFLMIALIMVVPPALGRDYPDDPAEFSQLFVQWVWFLIIVGTTLLASDSLVSEFQNRTGYLIFPNPVKRSVLFAGKFLASVGIISAALGIFYGVSSVLVFAVRGSLSELTASSFGLAILFAIAAVSVAYLISAVMKGSTGALVLTFALFFPILLIADGILTFAKVKPDFSISFASGVINYIMETPYPKDFVQTINLPGGGVFEIANYYPEVTTAILVAIAYSVISLLLAFIIFSRREMAA
- a CDS encoding molybdopterin-binding protein, whose translation is MKIEIIHIGDELLTGEINPYPTQMIQLVREKNASINMITILRDDKQEITDVLRFAERRGVDLVIMTGGLGPTLDDVTRYALADFLGVDLEIHQEAVGWLSEAVERMYGKKPVLTDEALRMATIPKGTIALKNITGAACGIEAKKGKMTIFCLPGFPREMIPMFETYILSRIEGENLYTMEIRAWRGETTMEPLFNQIVKKYRVKIASLPDEQWRERGNRVIVKGEKEEVEKAVEELKALIEKSKDAFIEE
- a CDS encoding NMD3-related protein, translating into MFCVKCGREGPTYENLCASCFIAKTRFSDIPDHVDLVQCALCGEFLFDRNWKDYASIEDAAEAIALQSINLRKGAWVEDAAVTISQRDERNYNLAIDLTIRFENLVKNERLETTVRVKKGLCQRCSRIKGSYYESIIQIRTRGRAFPPKEKESLLSEIEALVETASRKSRDAFISKVKEEQGGFDVYLSSSSLGKSVSREISRLHGAEFKESAKLVGQKDGKNIKRVTYLVRLPSYRIGDVIRYNGRMYYVEGIGVHGARLVDLETHEPMMFGSGELESAPVVVGREEISETVVLREEKKEIEVLDPTTMKPVVVKKPHSYTVKERKVKVVVHENQVFLIPHVHERSRGE
- a CDS encoding DUF424 family protein, giving the protein MITARVYRRGEEIVVAACDKDLLGKMFREGELHIEVVKDFYEGEDVDEETLVNRLSIATIANLVGELTVGIAIRHNFINEECVLRIAGVPHAQMVRI
- a CDS encoding ATP-binding protein, whose protein sequence is MPVEYTNEDLIARWEEFFETTEYRLKVKEVSDMYPELRSVLVSYSDIDQFDPDIADYLLQHPHKTLWTGEQAIKKMTPPGREGVDIHLRIIGLPRDSRIEIRKLRSKHLGKLISVEGLVRKATEVRPKITSALFQCMRCNQVIREPQEGLYFKEPLECYKEQGGCGRTASTTKFKLLTEESHYVDTQKIEIQESPEGLRGGAQPERLIGYLEDDIAGKISPGDRVILNGVLRSVQKGAQIKSTLFDINLDINSVEFQQHEYEEITISEEDEQEIIRQARSPDIFEKIVKSISPAIYGYEIEKEAIALQLFGGVPKQLEDGTRVRGDIHILLVGDPGVAKCVTYETEITLSDGTRRKIGDVVEEVLARTNPVEIDDGVYAETDLAVLTFSHRGVIEEGKAVRVWKRQSPDYLLRVTTASGKTLTATPTHPLFVQNGPRVQPRSIIKLDVGRYIAVAEGRGKIGPDESIGYARGLSWDQIVSIEKIKAEDEWVYDIEVEGTHNFIANGIISHNSQLLRYMSELAPRGIYASGKGSSAAGLTAAAVKDEFGEGRWTLEAGALVLADKGIAAIDELDKMEEHDRSAMHEAMESQTVTVAKAGITARLQCRCAILGAANPKYGRFEEHNYIADQINLPPALLSRFDLIFAMTDKPDADLDAKIANHILKAHRWGEIRKYKDLSEIKEIKINQIMADSQELTPVFSRDFFRKYIAYSKRFVPVLTDEAMKIIHDYYLQIRKQGEGEGASVPITARQLEAFIRLSEASARARLSPLVTAEDAHRAVRIVEYYLRKIAGEAGRLDIDIITTGTSKSQREQIGVLRKLISDLSDPRKGVPVETLVEAADREGIPEDRVRLLLKRLSTAGEIYSPSPGYYKLASEE